The genomic interval TTAAATCTAAATATTCAAAATTCATCTATATTATATTAATTTCTATATCTAACTAAACAACAAAAACGCTGCCTAATCATATCCACAGCGTTTTTCCTCTTTATATTTACAATTGTAATCCACTACCTACATCCTCACCAACCTAATTCCCTTCTTACTAAACTCAACTTGCCCTTCCTTCAATAATCTCCCTACTGCCCTCTTAAATGCACCTTTACTCATATTTAATTCCTCTTTTATTTCAGCTGGGGAACTGTAATCATTAAGAGGTAGTTCTCCACCTTTTCTTTGTAATTTATTTAAAATCACCCTAGCATCCTTATCCATTTGTTTATAAACTTTCTTTCTAAGACTTAAATTTAGCTTTCCATCTTTTCTTACTTTAGTTACTCTTGCATTTATAGTATCTCCTATTCTATAAGCACCGAATAACTCATGTCTAGGGATTAACGCATCATATTTATTATCTACTGCTACAAAAACACCTATTTCCCTATTTATACTATAAATAGTACCTTTAACTTTATCATCCTTTCTATAAGGAGAATTATCACTTAAAAGGTTTTTAATTTTCATAGTAGCACACAATCTATTTGTTTTATCTATATATACTCCAACTAGATATTTCCTTCCTTTTTCTACCTTCCCAATTTGTTCACTAAAAGGTAAAAATAAATCTTTATCTAGCCCCCATTTCATAAATCCACCTATCCTAGTTGTTTCAGCCAACTTTAGAAAGCCTATTTCTCCAACTTCTAAATCAGGCTTTTTTGTTGTAGCAACAACTTTTTCCTTTTCATCCCTATAGACAAATACATCTATTGTATCTCCTTCAGATATATTCTTAGGCAATTCCCCTTCTGGAATAAAAACATCTTTGCTTTCTTCTTTATTTTTTTCATTCAAATATGCACCCTTTGGTGTAAGTTTCATTACTTCTAGTTCTTGAGTTTTTCCTAGTTCTATCATAATATCCTCCTTATGTAGCAAATAATTTCCTTAAGTTATATTTTCTCACGAATTATCATTGATATTTTATTATTCCCTTTTCTAATTATATCAGTTTAATATAACCAAAATCTTTAATATTTCATATATATCCTTAAATATTTTCTACAAAAAATAAAATCACCTTTGTTTCTAAGGCGATTTCACTTTAGTACTATTTAAAAATTTCATGGTCATATTGTAATTCCTTATAGGTAGACTATAAATACTCTATTTTCATTTTGAAAACCTTTTTCATGATTTCAAATCCTTATAGTTAAACTATTATAATATTACATTGATCATACTATATTTACTTATTCTTGTCAAAATATTAAAAATAATCCTACCCATAACTCCTCTTACACAACACCTTCTTAATATCCAAATAACTTACACTCTCCGGCAATTCCTCTTTTATAGGCCTTAAAAACTCTGCTCCTATCTCATCCACTACAGCCAACACCTGACTTTCTATATCCTTATCTACCATATCTGACCAGTCCACTTCCTTACCTTCTTCAAAACTTTTTACTATATGATTAAATACTGTCTCTTCTGTTAGCTCTCTTTCTCCTGCAATCTCTTCTATGGATTTACCATCTTTATATAAATTATAACTAATTTCATGGGATTTTACTTTGTTGGAGACTCTACTGGAACCTGTAGTCCCACTTTTTTTAGGAGCATCTAACCCTGTACTCTCCTTATACTCTAGTATTGCATCTAGGAATACTTCTCCATATCTTTCATATTTAATATTTCCTACTCCTTTTATCATTAGCATTTCTTCTTTATTCTCTGGAAGATACATGCACATTTCTCTTAGAGTAGAGTCAGCAAAGATAATATAGGGAGGTACTTTCTTCTCTAATGCTATATCCATACGTACCGTTCTAAGTTCTTCAAATAGTTCACCATGTACAGGTAAATCTCTTCTTACTTTCTCATCTACCTTTTCAACTCTTTGATATACCTTTTTCTCTCCCTTTAATATTTCCATAGACTTACTAGTCATTTGTACTACAGGAAATCTACTTTCCGTCATTTTTAAATATCCATCGGCAATAAGTAATAAGATCATATTTCTTATTTCTTTTTCAGTATATTCATCCATAATCCCATAGGTAGATAATTTATCTAATCCAAAACCTAGTAGCCTTTTATCCTTTGAACCCATTAACACTTTTGCCACCATAGTTGTGCCAAAGTTTTGATTCATTCTATAG from Tissierellales bacterium carries:
- a CDS encoding S1-like domain-containing RNA-binding protein — translated: MIELGKTQELEVMKLTPKGAYLNEKNKEESKDVFIPEGELPKNISEGDTIDVFVYRDEKEKVVATTKKPDLEVGEIGFLKLAETTRIGGFMKWGLDKDLFLPFSEQIGKVEKGRKYLVGVYIDKTNRLCATMKIKNLLSDNSPYRKDDKVKGTIYSINREIGVFVAVDNKYDALIPRHELFGAYRIGDTINARVTKVRKDGKLNLSLRKKVYKQMDKDARVILNKLQRKGGELPLNDYSSPAEIKEELNMSKGAFKRAVGRLLKEGQVEFSKKGIRLVRM